In Natronococcus sp. AD-5, the genomic window GATCTCGCCGATTTCGTCCCTCGGGACGACCCAGATGCTGTTGGTCGGCTTGCGGCGGCCGTGCTGTACGGCCGCGAACTGCTTCGCCATCTCGCGGTCCGGCGCGTGGACGTTCCCGCAGTGGGTGTGGTAGCCGCCCACCTTCTCCTGGCGGAACACTTCCCAGATCATGGTCAGTCGGCCGCCTGCGGCGCATGGCCGCCGGCGGCTGTGGCGTCTCCTTCGATCGCGTCGCGAACCCACTGGACGGCCTCCTGGGCGCGCTTTCGGCCGTCGATCTGGCCGAGACCGGGCTCGTAGTCGTTCTTCGCGATCGTGAAGAACTCGTCCCAGTCGAGGTCGCCCTCCTCGACCTCGTAGGTGCCGTCGTCGCGCTCGCGGATGCGCGGCTCGTCGGGGATCTCGAGGCCGTACTTCCGCGCTTTCGGGATGTACTGGTCGAGGAAGGCGTTGCGCAGCGCGTCGTTGGACTGCTGTTTCAGCCCGACCGAGGCCGCGAAGTCGTGGTGGGTGCTCTTGTCGTCGGTCGGCCCGAAGAACTGGATGATGCGGGGCCACCACTCCTCGAACGCTTTCTGGGTCATCTGCTGTTCCTTGCGCGAACCCGTCATCAGCTCCTTGAGGATGTCCTCGCCGTGTTTGACGTGGAACCCCTCCTCGAAGCAGACCTTGTCCATCGCGTGGGCGTAGGGCTCCCAGCTGGTCCGGCGCAGCGTCGCCTGCCGGCGCATCGCCGCCCCGTCGACGAAGAAGGCGATCATCGGCGTCTCGACCCAGTCCGCCATCGGATAGTGGAAGCAGTTGAGGAACTTCCCGTCGCCGTTGGCGAGGTCGTCTAACATCTCCTCGCGGGTCTTTACGCCGAGCGACTCCGCCGCGCGGTAAAGCAGCTGACCGTGGCCGATCTCGTCCTGGACCTTCGCCGAGAACGCCAGCTTCCGGTCGATGCTCGGCGCCTGGCGGATGAACGGACGCTCCAGATACGCGCCCATGATCTCGCTGTTCGCGTGGAACTCGATCATTCGGGTCGCCGCCTTTCGGTACTCCTCCGGAAGGTCGTCCGCGGGGCTGAACTCCCGCGGCCCCGCGCGTTCTTTCACTGTGTCCAGGTCCATGGTTTCATTATAAACCACGACAGTTACGCCCTTAGCAGTTGACCGCCACATAGCGGGGTTTTAAGTACTATGGACGCGCGTACGAACGTACGCTTCCGGCATGATCGACGAGTGTCTCGCCGTGGA contains:
- the paaB gene encoding 1,2-phenylacetyl-CoA epoxidase subunit PaaB: MIWEVFRQEKVGGYHTHCGNVHAPDREMAKQFAAVQHGRRKPTNSIWVVPRDEIGEIDAEDVAFGGTTDKAYRWATAYNTTGTDAREVVESEDEQATAEKQRGDD
- the paaA gene encoding 1,2-phenylacetyl-CoA epoxidase subunit PaaA → MDLDTVKERAGPREFSPADDLPEEYRKAATRMIEFHANSEIMGAYLERPFIRQAPSIDRKLAFSAKVQDEIGHGQLLYRAAESLGVKTREEMLDDLANGDGKFLNCFHYPMADWVETPMIAFFVDGAAMRRQATLRRTSWEPYAHAMDKVCFEEGFHVKHGEDILKELMTGSRKEQQMTQKAFEEWWPRIIQFFGPTDDKSTHHDFAASVGLKQQSNDALRNAFLDQYIPKARKYGLEIPDEPRIRERDDGTYEVEEGDLDWDEFFTIAKNDYEPGLGQIDGRKRAQEAVQWVRDAIEGDATAAGGHAPQAAD